In the Paralichthys olivaceus isolate ysfri-2021 chromosome 15, ASM2471397v2, whole genome shotgun sequence genome, one interval contains:
- the dnajc18 gene encoding dnaJ homolog subfamily C member 18, which translates to MEKAEADRLIEKAKLCLRSGRKDRALQLLHEAQNIYPSTRARVLIDAIVRNGSSAAPETNHMPPPTGWRDEDIRNGEASGDEKKSYTEDQRQGVLRIKNCKDFYEILGVPKNASDEDLKKAYRKLALKFHPDKNFAPGATDAFKAIGNAYAVLSNPEKRQQYDQYGDQSAASNTPQQSSHSRHGHYRSFNRDFEADISPEELFNIFFGGRFPTGNIHVYTNQGASYSQFYQPRRRRAYERREEVVEDNQSQNTFTALLQLLPVLVLILISVFTQMMASTPPYSLFYKPALGLVVSRETQHMGVPYYVDKSFEKEYRGEELDELEKTIESDYIEHLQNSCWKEKQQKSDLANLGQLYRDERLKQKAESMRLDHCEKLHRLVGRQRGK; encoded by the exons ATGGAGAAAGCAGAAGCGGACCGGCTGATAGAGAAGGCCAAGCTGTGTCTGCGGTCAGGGCGGAAGGACCgagcgctgcagctgctgcacgaAGCCCAGAATATTTACCCCAGCACCCGGGCCAGAG TGCTGATAGATGCCATTGTAAGGAATGGAAGCAGTGCAGCCCCCGAAACAAACCACATGCCCCCTCCAACAGGCTGGAGGGACGAGGACATCCGAAATGGTGAAGCAAGTGGTGACGAGAAGAAGAGCTACACGGAGGATCAACGGCAGGGCGTTCTCAG GATAAAGAATTGCAAGGATTTTTATGAAATCCTTGGTGTTCCCAAAAATGCCAGCGATGAAGATTTGAAGAAGGCTTACAGGAAGTTGGCCCTCAAGTTTCACCCTGACAAGAACTTCGCCCCGGGAGCCACAGATGCTTTCAAAG CAATAGGAAATGCATATGCAGTACTGAGCAATCCAGAAAAGAGGCAACAGTATGATCAGTATGGAGACCAGTCTGCAGCTTCAAACACACCCCAACAATCCAGCCACAGTCGCCACGGACACTACCGAAGCTTCAACAGAGACTTTGAGGCCGACATTTCTCCAGAGGAGctcttcaacattttctttggagGCAGGTTTCCCACAG GAAACATCCACGTGTACACCAACCAGGGAGCCTCCTACTCTCAGTTCTATCAGCCTCGTCGTCGACGTGCTTATGAAAGGCGCGAGGAGGTGGTGGAAGACAACCAGAGTCAG AACACCTTCACAGcgctcctgcagcttctccccGTACTTGTGCTAATCCTCATATCAGTGTTTACTCAGATGATGGCCAGTACCCCGCCCTACAGTCTCTTCTATAAGCC GGCCTTGGGGCTGGTGGTGTCCAGGGAAACTCAGCACATGGGCGTACCCTACTACGTGGATAAAAGTTTTGAGAAGGAGTACCGCGGAGAGGAGCTGGATGAACTCGAGAAAACAATTGAGAGTGACTATATTGAACACCTGCAGAACAGCTGCTGGAAAGAGAAACAGCAGA AGTCCGACTTGGCAAACCTCGGACAACTTTACCGGGATGAGCGTTTAAAGCAGAAGGCAGAGTCCATGAGGCTGGACCACTGTGAGAAGCTGCATCGACTGGTTGGCCGTCAAAGAGGCAAATGA